The proteins below come from a single Chitinophaga pinensis DSM 2588 genomic window:
- a CDS encoding SDR family oxidoreductase yields MTQDLKNKTAFITGAAHGQGRAAALALAEEGVHIAAFDIARQMDYPGYTLGSTSELDSLKTACEALGVQCLTFTGDVRDNAAVKQAVTAAAEAFGRIDILFNNAGICAYGVTHEMPEEEWDAMIDINLKGAWIAGRHVIPVMIAQGGGVIINNSSIAGLRGMNRLSHYAASKWGLTGLTKSWAIELAPYNIRSVAIHPTGVNTPMNDGLAALEGATPQEIAERSAGNLINVPWVEAEDVAHMVVFLASDKARYVTGASFVLDAGLLTR; encoded by the coding sequence ATGACACAGGATCTGAAAAACAAAACCGCTTTTATTACCGGTGCTGCACATGGACAGGGCCGCGCTGCCGCCCTTGCACTGGCGGAAGAAGGCGTACATATCGCCGCTTTTGATATTGCCCGTCAGATGGATTATCCGGGTTATACGCTGGGTTCCACATCTGAATTGGATTCCCTGAAAACAGCCTGCGAAGCGCTGGGCGTACAATGCCTGACCTTTACCGGTGATGTGCGGGATAATGCGGCTGTAAAACAAGCTGTAACAGCTGCTGCGGAGGCCTTTGGTCGCATCGATATCCTGTTTAACAATGCAGGGATCTGCGCTTATGGCGTAACGCATGAAATGCCGGAAGAAGAATGGGATGCCATGATCGATATCAACCTGAAAGGCGCCTGGATTGCCGGCAGGCACGTTATTCCGGTGATGATCGCGCAGGGTGGCGGGGTGATTATCAACAATTCCTCTATTGCGGGATTACGAGGCATGAACCGGCTGAGTCATTATGCGGCTTCTAAATGGGGACTGACGGGATTAACAAAGTCCTGGGCCATCGAACTCGCGCCCTATAATATCCGGTCTGTCGCCATACATCCTACAGGTGTCAATACCCCTATGAACGACGGACTGGCCGCATTAGAAGGTGCAACGCCACAGGAAATAGCCGAACGATCTGCCGGAAACCTGATCAATGTACCCTGGGTGGAAGCGGAAGACGTGGCCCATATGGTCGTATTTCTTGCTTCGGATAAAGCCCGTTATGTGACAGGCGCTTCTTTTGTACTGGACGCCGGACTACTCACCCGATAA
- a CDS encoding dicarboxylate/amino acid:cation symporter produces the protein MSPSTGHPFFRHYRDIIFLLSGIIAGSLAGWLLQEQVLVLKPIGDIFLNLLFTAVVPMVFFAISSAVAILDSTGVTARLVSATITVFIITVLLAAIIAVIGVHLFPVTQHLESIATTVEKTEPLGEQLVKLVSVGEFYELLSRKNMLALIIFSLLTGIAARKAALSGESFRRLLHSGNEVMKQLLGLIMLLSPLGLGVYFACQVAITGPQLFGNYAQSLATGHIISVFYYLIVFTAYALLSGGWSAVQRYWRNNLLPSATALGTCSSVATIPANLKAAKEMGLPAPVADMVIPLGASLHKEGSAIAAVIKVAVALALAGRSIEGIDTILLAMLIAVLVSIIEGGIPNGGYVGQLLIVSAYQLPPSVLPAIMIIGTLLDPVATLLNATGDTVAGLMINRLVTGNPAKLERMRRN, from the coding sequence ATGAGCCCTTCTACCGGCCATCCCTTTTTCCGGCATTACCGGGACATTATTTTCTTATTATCGGGTATTATTGCGGGTAGCCTGGCAGGATGGCTGTTACAGGAGCAGGTACTGGTATTAAAGCCGATAGGCGATATCTTCCTGAACCTGTTATTTACCGCAGTAGTCCCCATGGTTTTCTTTGCTATTTCATCTGCCGTAGCCATATTAGATAGTACAGGCGTCACTGCCCGGCTGGTATCTGCCACGATCACTGTCTTTATCATCACCGTATTGCTGGCAGCGATTATTGCGGTGATAGGCGTGCATCTGTTTCCGGTGACGCAACACCTGGAAAGTATTGCTACAACAGTAGAAAAGACGGAACCGCTGGGGGAGCAGCTGGTGAAACTGGTATCCGTGGGAGAGTTCTATGAATTGTTGTCCAGAAAGAACATGCTGGCATTGATCATCTTCTCCCTGCTGACCGGTATTGCCGCCAGGAAAGCTGCTCTTAGCGGAGAATCCTTCAGGCGTTTACTGCATTCCGGCAATGAGGTCATGAAGCAATTGCTGGGACTGATCATGTTGTTATCTCCCCTGGGATTGGGCGTATATTTCGCCTGCCAGGTAGCCATCACGGGGCCGCAGTTATTTGGGAACTACGCGCAATCACTGGCTACCGGGCATATTATCTCCGTATTTTACTACCTGATCGTTTTTACCGCATATGCATTATTATCCGGGGGATGGTCTGCCGTGCAACGCTACTGGCGTAACAACCTGCTGCCATCTGCTACTGCCCTGGGTACCTGTAGTAGTGTGGCCACCATTCCTGCTAATCTGAAAGCAGCAAAAGAGATGGGATTACCTGCTCCCGTAGCAGATATGGTGATCCCTTTAGGCGCTTCCCTGCACAAAGAAGGATCGGCTATCGCCGCTGTTATCAAAGTAGCCGTCGCACTGGCGTTAGCGGGTCGTTCTATCGAAGGAATTGACACCATCCTGCTGGCTATGCTGATTGCTGTATTGGTGAGTATTATTGAAGGAGGTATCCCGAATGGCGGGTATGTCGGACAATTACTGATCGTATCTGCTTATCAGTTGCCCCCTTCGGTGTTGCCGGCGATTATGATCATCGGTACATTGCTGGATCCTGTTGCGACGCTGTTGAATGCCACGGGAGATACGGTGGCTGGGTTGATGATTAACAGGTTGGTGACGGGCAATCCGGCGAAGCTGGAAAGGATGAGAAGAAATTAG
- a CDS encoding DUF1304 domain-containing protein gives MLILIKFLIGFCALEHLYILWLEMFAWTTKAPKVFKQLPAHLFEPTKTLAGNQGLYNGFLAAGLIWSFFIQDGEWSMHVATFFLSCIAVAGIYGALTAGKRIFFVQALPALVTLLLIVLR, from the coding sequence ATGTTGATCTTAATTAAATTTCTCATAGGCTTTTGTGCGCTGGAGCACCTATACATCCTATGGCTGGAAATGTTCGCCTGGACCACAAAGGCGCCTAAAGTCTTCAAACAACTGCCTGCACATCTCTTTGAACCTACCAAAACACTCGCTGGCAATCAGGGACTGTATAACGGCTTTCTCGCTGCAGGACTGATCTGGTCATTCTTTATTCAGGATGGCGAATGGTCCATGCATGTCGCTACTTTCTTCCTCAGCTGCATCGCCGTAGCAGGTATTTATGGCGCACTGACAGCAGGCAAACGTATATTTTTCGTACAGGCACTGCCAGCGCTGGTGACTTTATTGCTGATAGTGCTGAGATAG
- a CDS encoding OmpA family protein gives MPACVRKSILTILLCCYCTLGLIAQNLVPNASFEDVNICTEYTAPCAPSAWLSVAPEVARMKYLCNGAALQGQHYVNLLQEGKENPDLRVYIQTRLLCPLEKGRTYKIRIYMNTDNYPLRAGIRFDTAFVFTQSGSCLKAPASLELSENDVQKKLFRLNHPWYMLEKTYVATNNATHLLIGNFRAPQRKEGAGGGYSNAQLLIDSISVTPEGGPPFCPDADSTIALLYTEHHRHTIPEKLIASGDLIHRLDGTSGCDTIILKDDLFTVDKNSLNDRYKQQIDEALNRYKGNRARIQLIGYAWQKASEEYNRIISADKAKAVANYLVYNEGYSFDDFEVQGAGKTKPRYDTAGNTAGENNRVEMIICRPPLAKDTMRPRPVVHQPDTLVIPDILFKFNSSELNKNLYSSLDSLIKRIPRDGSIQLQVNGHTDNAGTSAYNNSLSMKRANAVAGYMQEHGLGNDIRLITGVGESQPVADNQSAAGRRRNRRVEIIIFYSPD, from the coding sequence ATGCCGGCCTGTGTTAGAAAAAGTATCTTAACGATACTACTATGCTGTTACTGTACATTGGGGCTGATAGCCCAGAACCTGGTGCCAAACGCTTCCTTCGAAGATGTAAATATCTGTACGGAATATACAGCTCCCTGTGCTCCATCCGCCTGGCTTTCGGTTGCGCCGGAAGTCGCGAGGATGAAATACCTATGTAATGGCGCAGCCTTGCAGGGACAGCACTATGTCAATCTCCTCCAGGAAGGCAAAGAAAATCCCGATTTAAGAGTGTATATACAGACCCGGCTGCTTTGTCCGCTGGAGAAAGGTCGTACCTATAAAATCCGTATTTACATGAATACGGATAACTACCCTTTACGGGCGGGTATCCGCTTTGATACGGCATTTGTATTCACCCAGAGTGGTAGTTGCCTGAAAGCACCCGCTAGTCTTGAACTCAGTGAAAATGATGTTCAGAAGAAGCTATTCCGCCTGAATCATCCCTGGTATATGCTGGAGAAGACCTATGTGGCGACAAATAATGCGACCCATCTGCTGATTGGTAACTTCCGGGCGCCACAACGGAAGGAGGGCGCCGGTGGCGGCTATAGTAATGCGCAATTACTGATCGATAGTATCAGTGTAACGCCGGAGGGGGGACCGCCGTTTTGTCCGGATGCCGATAGTACCATTGCCCTGTTATATACAGAGCATCACCGGCATACGATTCCGGAAAAACTCATTGCTTCCGGTGATCTGATTCATCGCCTGGATGGTACTTCCGGATGTGATACGATCATCCTGAAAGACGACCTTTTTACTGTAGATAAGAATAGTCTGAATGACCGATATAAACAGCAGATAGACGAGGCGCTGAACCGCTACAAGGGCAACCGTGCCCGTATTCAGCTGATAGGGTATGCATGGCAAAAGGCTTCTGAAGAATATAACAGGATCATATCTGCGGATAAGGCCAAGGCAGTCGCCAATTACCTGGTGTATAACGAGGGCTATAGCTTTGATGATTTTGAAGTACAGGGAGCCGGTAAAACAAAGCCCCGTTATGATACGGCAGGGAATACGGCCGGAGAAAACAACCGGGTGGAAATGATTATTTGTCGCCCGCCACTGGCTAAAGATACCATGCGCCCCCGGCCCGTAGTACATCAGCCGGATACGTTGGTTATTCCGGATATTCTCTTTAAATTCAATAGCAGCGAATTAAATAAAAACCTGTATAGCTCACTCGATAGCCTGATCAAAAGAATACCCCGTGATGGCAGCATACAGTTGCAGGTAAACGGACATACAGACAATGCGGGTACCTCCGCTTACAACAATTCGCTTTCCATGAAAAGGGCCAATGCGGTGGCCGGTTATATGCAGGAACATGGTCTTGGAAATGATATCCGCCTGATTACCGGTGTAGGTGAAAGTCAGCCGGTAGCCGATAACCAATCTGCAGCAGGAAGAAGAAGAAACCGCAGGGTAGAGATTATTATATTCTACAGTCCGGATTGA
- a CDS encoding SusC/RagA family TonB-linked outer membrane protein: protein MKVSTGLALIMLLAVCSTSFAQKGKTLRGQVVAGDTQQPLERVVIVEKGSQNHVFTGATGDYSITLTSENATLIFSYVGYATQQLPAGSGDILNVTMQSSQKDLHEVVVTAFGVKKEKRALGYTIQQVDNKDLNVNHQPNVVNALQGKVAGVQISSSGGGPGQGSRIIIRGINSISGDRNNQPLFIVDGVEIDNNTYTTGGAETRGMSNRAADINPDDIESVSVLRGGAATALYGIRAANGAIVITTKSGKAGKLQVTYNGMYGFDKVNKTPEVQSKFSQGYLGEYDPASFWPTFGPTVEEAKKLDDTHPDQLYNNYKQAFKTGTQTRHTVNVSGGTDKAQLLGSMSYLDQDGVIPFSTFTSYNARINGQFKISEKFSAGVSLNYINSGGNRVNADRFGEQIIYWSPRWDMKDYVKPDGTQQTYSSGTNNPIYTLSTNKFRDNVNRTIASTFIMYKPASWLNFSYRIGNDFYTDGRVHQAPGPLGLVGEAPNLDDNEYGFINEYNLRSRTLTSTIMANVTRTFKEKYSIDLKIGHDLRDQRLRRNSVMGDTLVVPDLFLLNNAKRVRAESYIYDYRNYGYFADLTLGLNNYLFLELTGRTDLTSTLSINNRSYFYPSVSLSYIFSDQFKLPDWWTYGKFKASWAKIGKDGDAYSITNGFKAGTTIGSSVPFYQNRTLGNPNLRPEFTQTTELGTELRFLEGRLGLEAVVYQQQSKDLLVPVDVSTTTGFDKAYVNAGEISNKGLELTLSVVPVRTKDFSWDFRVNFSTNSNKVKKLNEELQLSEIVLSSQYGYLSSTVTTKLVPGQSYGALYGRTYKRYYGNEPDDKKTLRTDLPLLIGANGFPVLDDASNQRYLGSTLPKWIGSTTQTFRYKQLSLSLLLDVRHGNYKYNQLSNFLAAFGESKQTENRDQTMVFNGVLADGTANTKAVYLGQAKGPDGVDYGAGFYRNYYRGASENFIEDASWVRLRSLSLSYTLPAKWLTPTKTISGATVSFTGNNLWLHTKYSGFDPETSSSPSGSNASDAFSGFTYPATRSFLFSLNLQF, encoded by the coding sequence ATGAAAGTTTCTACAGGGCTGGCGCTGATCATGCTATTGGCGGTTTGCTCTACTTCCTTTGCCCAGAAAGGCAAAACCCTTCGCGGCCAGGTCGTTGCCGGTGATACGCAGCAGCCATTGGAGCGTGTGGTCATAGTAGAGAAAGGCTCCCAGAATCATGTATTTACAGGCGCAACTGGTGATTACTCCATTACCCTCACCAGTGAGAATGCAACACTCATTTTTTCCTATGTAGGATATGCTACGCAACAGTTGCCCGCAGGTTCAGGGGACATCCTTAATGTGACCATGCAGTCTTCTCAGAAAGATCTGCATGAAGTGGTAGTCACCGCATTTGGCGTTAAAAAGGAAAAACGCGCTTTGGGTTATACCATTCAACAGGTAGACAACAAAGACCTTAACGTTAACCATCAACCCAACGTAGTGAATGCGCTGCAGGGCAAAGTAGCAGGTGTGCAGATATCCAGTTCAGGCGGTGGTCCTGGTCAGGGTTCCCGCATTATTATCAGAGGTATTAATTCCATTTCGGGCGATAGAAATAACCAGCCTTTGTTTATCGTAGACGGGGTGGAAATTGATAATAATACGTATACGACCGGTGGGGCAGAAACCCGTGGTATGAGCAACCGTGCTGCCGATATTAACCCCGACGATATTGAAAGCGTCTCTGTACTGAGAGGTGGCGCAGCAACGGCTTTGTACGGTATCCGTGCGGCTAACGGCGCGATCGTCATCACGACGAAGTCAGGTAAGGCGGGCAAACTCCAGGTGACCTATAACGGTATGTATGGTTTTGATAAAGTGAATAAGACGCCGGAGGTACAGTCGAAATTTTCGCAGGGATACCTGGGCGAATATGATCCGGCCAGCTTCTGGCCTACCTTTGGTCCGACCGTAGAAGAAGCAAAGAAACTGGATGATACGCATCCTGATCAGCTGTATAATAACTATAAACAGGCTTTTAAAACAGGTACGCAAACTCGTCATACGGTGAATGTCAGTGGTGGTACCGACAAGGCGCAACTGCTGGGTTCCATGTCTTACCTGGACCAGGATGGCGTAATCCCTTTCAGCACCTTTACCAGCTATAATGCGAGGATCAATGGTCAGTTTAAGATCAGTGAAAAGTTTAGTGCAGGCGTATCGCTGAATTATATCAATTCCGGTGGTAACAGGGTGAATGCTGACCGTTTCGGGGAGCAGATTATCTACTGGTCTCCGCGTTGGGATATGAAAGATTATGTAAAGCCGGATGGTACGCAACAGACTTACAGCAGTGGTACGAACAACCCGATCTATACGCTGTCAACCAACAAGTTCAGAGACAATGTGAACCGTACGATCGCCAGTACATTCATCATGTATAAACCTGCTTCCTGGCTGAATTTTTCCTATCGTATCGGTAATGATTTCTATACAGATGGCAGGGTACATCAGGCGCCTGGTCCGCTGGGATTGGTAGGAGAAGCGCCTAACCTCGATGACAATGAATACGGTTTTATAAATGAATATAATCTCCGGAGCCGTACCCTCACATCCACCATAATGGCAAATGTCACACGTACATTTAAAGAGAAATATTCTATTGACCTGAAGATCGGGCATGACCTCCGGGATCAGCGGCTGAGAAGGAATAGTGTGATGGGGGATACGCTGGTGGTACCGGATCTTTTTCTGTTGAATAATGCTAAACGCGTAAGAGCAGAATCCTATATCTACGATTACAGGAACTATGGTTATTTCGCTGATCTGACGCTCGGACTGAATAACTACCTGTTCCTCGAACTGACCGGCAGAACTGACCTGACGTCTACTTTATCCATCAATAACCGCAGTTATTTCTATCCCTCTGTCAGCCTGAGTTACATCTTCAGTGATCAGTTCAAACTACCAGACTGGTGGACATATGGTAAGTTCAAAGCTTCCTGGGCGAAGATCGGTAAGGATGGAGATGCGTACTCCATTACCAATGGTTTTAAGGCGGGTACAACCATCGGTTCCAGCGTGCCTTTCTACCAGAACAGGACATTGGGTAATCCTAACCTGCGACCGGAGTTTACACAGACAACAGAGCTCGGTACGGAACTGAGATTTCTGGAAGGTAGATTGGGTCTGGAAGCGGTCGTTTATCAGCAACAAAGTAAAGACCTGCTGGTACCGGTAGACGTATCTACCACGACAGGTTTTGACAAGGCATATGTCAATGCAGGAGAGATCAGTAACAAAGGACTGGAGCTTACTTTGTCTGTAGTGCCGGTGCGTACAAAAGACTTCAGCTGGGATTTCCGGGTGAACTTTTCTACCAACAGCAACAAGGTAAAGAAACTGAATGAAGAGCTGCAACTGAGTGAGATCGTGTTGTCTTCTCAATATGGTTATCTGAGTTCTACGGTGACCACCAAACTTGTTCCCGGACAGTCATATGGTGCGCTGTATGGTAGGACTTACAAGCGTTATTATGGCAATGAACCAGACGATAAAAAGACACTGCGCACGGATCTGCCTTTGCTGATAGGCGCGAATGGTTTCCCTGTGCTCGATGATGCTTCTAATCAGCGTTACCTGGGAAGTACACTGCCTAAATGGATTGGTAGCACCACACAGACTTTCCGCTATAAACAGCTGTCATTGTCGTTATTGCTGGACGTGCGTCATGGCAATTACAAGTATAATCAGCTGTCTAATTTCCTGGCTGCATTCGGAGAATCAAAACAGACAGAAAACAGGGATCAGACCATGGTGTTCAATGGTGTACTGGCGGATGGTACGGCGAATACCAAAGCGGTGTACCTGGGACAGGCAAAAGGTCCGGATGGGGTAGACTACGGCGCTGGTTTTTACAGAAACTATTATCGTGGCGCGAGTGAAAACTTTATTGAAGATGCTTCCTGGGTCAGACTGCGTTCCCTGTCATTGTCCTATACATTGCCGGCAAAGTGGCTGACGCCGACAAAGACAATCAGTGGAGCGACGGTATCCTTCACGGGTAATAATCTCTGGCTCCATACGAAGTACAGCGGTTTTGATCCGGAGACCAGTTCTTCACCTTCGGGCAGTAATGCGTCAGATGCATTCTCCGGATTTACTTATCCGGCTACCCGCAGTTTCCTGTTCAGCCTTAATCTTCAATTCTAA
- a CDS encoding SusD/RagB family nutrient-binding outer membrane lipoprotein, protein MKRTLLKIYTLALAAGLFCALPACKKGYLDINQTDPNLTQRPPINGLLVATTYQSAINVYSTGYITSYYVQQLASPNTGSGSDIYDDVDRSANWQAIYLNVTDIRQMKQLALAQKAYEHLGVADILEALNMSMVIDMYGDAPYREAWSEGENLRPEYDGAKVIYDSCLSLIYQGVAALNTPDPLVALDPVNDLVHGGNKAAWIKTGYALKARLLNRKSKLPDYDAAAVLAALELAYDSNADDAQITRFESLSPWNSVAKNNASGTLDGWLSATFVNALNGTTYGVFDPRLPLITDTTRFGDYRGTVNGVGRTGSGTDNAQSALSVNGFYSRGGAPLLMLTYAEMKFIESEASFVANKAGSYQAYLDGIAAHMDKLGVAPAAKQAYVSNPVVAVGQAAFTKDLLFKEKYVATFLQPETWTDARRYDYKYKNFQLPQGALLNTFIRRVGYPTSETSRNPENVPPVGSLADHLWWDK, encoded by the coding sequence ATGAAACGTACATTGCTCAAAATATATACACTGGCACTGGCGGCAGGACTTTTCTGTGCGCTGCCTGCCTGTAAAAAAGGCTACCTGGATATTAACCAGACCGATCCTAATCTGACACAGCGACCACCGATTAATGGTCTGCTGGTGGCGACTACGTACCAGTCAGCCATTAATGTGTATTCCACTGGTTATATCACTTCTTATTACGTACAGCAGCTGGCATCTCCGAATACCGGCAGTGGCTCCGACATATACGACGATGTGGACAGGAGTGCCAACTGGCAAGCTATCTATCTGAATGTGACGGATATCCGTCAGATGAAGCAACTGGCCCTGGCGCAGAAAGCTTATGAGCATTTGGGAGTAGCGGACATCCTTGAGGCGCTGAATATGAGTATGGTGATCGATATGTATGGAGATGCGCCTTACAGGGAAGCCTGGTCAGAAGGAGAAAACCTGCGGCCGGAATATGATGGCGCAAAGGTGATTTATGACAGTTGCCTGTCCCTGATCTATCAGGGAGTAGCTGCTTTGAATACCCCGGACCCGCTGGTGGCATTAGACCCGGTAAATGACCTGGTACATGGTGGTAATAAGGCCGCCTGGATAAAGACAGGTTATGCACTGAAAGCAAGACTGCTGAACCGGAAGAGTAAACTGCCGGATTATGATGCGGCGGCTGTACTGGCAGCGCTGGAACTGGCTTATGACAGTAATGCCGATGATGCCCAGATCACCCGTTTTGAGAGCCTGAGTCCCTGGAACAGCGTGGCAAAAAATAATGCCAGCGGGACCCTGGATGGCTGGCTAAGCGCCACTTTTGTAAATGCGCTGAATGGGACAACTTATGGTGTATTTGATCCCCGTTTACCGCTTATAACGGATACTACCCGCTTTGGCGATTACAGGGGGACGGTGAACGGCGTCGGACGTACTGGTTCCGGAACGGATAACGCACAAAGCGCCTTATCGGTAAACGGGTTCTATTCCCGGGGCGGAGCACCTCTTTTGATGCTGACCTATGCCGAGATGAAGTTTATCGAATCTGAGGCTTCTTTTGTGGCAAATAAGGCAGGATCTTACCAGGCATACCTGGACGGTATTGCCGCACATATGGATAAGTTAGGGGTAGCGCCTGCGGCGAAACAGGCTTACGTAAGCAACCCGGTGGTAGCAGTGGGGCAGGCGGCGTTTACCAAAGACCTGCTTTTTAAGGAGAAATACGTAGCGACGTTCCTGCAACCGGAAACCTGGACAGATGCCCGTCGTTATGACTATAAGTACAAGAATTTCCAGTTACCGCAGGGGGCTTTGTTAAATACCTTCATCCGCCGGGTAGGATATCCTACTTCCGAGACCAGCCGGAATCCGGAAAATGTGCCGCCGGTAGGTTCATTGGCGGACCACTTATGGTGGGACAAGTAA
- a CDS encoding sensor histidine kinase has protein sequence MHKIARNLANIWEELVGDPASFSLENRAFNSISVVTMTLLTVLLPFNMWLGLTFVWVIVATLLVLQVFFFYLSRYKKVYHVSMLAYAIVSYITLTATFYLNSGSHGPALLLFFLTFNLLIAFSPRSRHWIWACLHLLLPVILLTKEYINPAWIKDSYTSAEYRYVDILSSYLITLTCIYLITNYLRNNYEREKRNAEERADKIDSQNIKLEQSNQKKDKLFSIIAHDLQSPLNSIITTLHLIAEYDLEEEEKKMLGDELLTLTKNTSSLLTNLLTWSKLQMDGKGVRLSAENVHEAVERVLTIQRLLAEKKAVSITSRVDPDVYITADHNMLELIIRNLVNNAIKFTPSGGQIAIDIRLIEEYCHLMISDNGIGIDPSHHDEIFSLKTQSTFGTNNEKGIGLGLVLCKELLALQNGELWFESMPGEGTTFFASFPLSQMKVTGSTLSA, from the coding sequence TTGCACAAAATTGCACGTAATCTAGCCAACATTTGGGAAGAACTGGTAGGGGACCCTGCGTCGTTCTCACTGGAGAACCGTGCCTTCAACTCAATCAGTGTGGTAACCATGACATTACTGACGGTATTACTGCCGTTCAACATGTGGCTCGGTCTTACCTTCGTATGGGTCATCGTAGCGACCCTGCTGGTGTTACAGGTCTTTTTCTTTTACCTCTCCCGTTATAAAAAGGTCTACCATGTCAGCATGCTGGCCTACGCGATTGTCAGCTACATAACACTGACAGCCACCTTTTACCTGAATTCCGGTAGCCATGGCCCTGCCCTGCTGCTGTTTTTCCTGACTTTCAACCTGCTGATCGCTTTCAGTCCGCGAAGCCGTCACTGGATATGGGCCTGCCTGCACCTGCTGCTGCCGGTCATCCTCCTGACAAAAGAATATATTAATCCAGCCTGGATCAAAGATAGTTACACCAGTGCTGAGTACAGATACGTGGATATCCTGTCCAGTTACCTGATCACGCTAACCTGCATATATCTCATTACCAATTATTTAAGAAATAATTACGAAAGAGAAAAGCGCAATGCCGAAGAACGGGCAGATAAAATTGATAGCCAGAATATCAAACTGGAACAATCCAACCAGAAAAAGGATAAGCTGTTCTCAATTATCGCGCATGACCTGCAAAGTCCGCTGAACTCCATCATTACCACCCTGCACCTGATCGCAGAATACGACCTGGAAGAAGAGGAAAAAAAGATGTTAGGGGATGAATTGCTGACCCTGACTAAAAATACGTCCAGTCTGCTGACGAATCTTCTCACCTGGTCGAAATTGCAGATGGATGGAAAAGGTGTCAGACTATCCGCAGAAAATGTCCATGAAGCAGTAGAAAGAGTGCTGACCATTCAACGCCTGCTGGCTGAAAAAAAAGCCGTCAGCATCACCTCCCGCGTAGACCCGGATGTCTATATTACCGCGGATCATAACATGCTGGAACTGATTATCAGAAACCTGGTGAATAATGCGATTAAATTCACCCCTTCCGGTGGACAAATCGCCATTGACATCCGTCTCATTGAGGAATACTGCCACCTGATGATCTCTGATAATGGCATCGGTATAGATCCCAGCCATCACGATGAAATATTCTCCCTGAAAACACAATCTACCTTCGGTACCAACAACGAAAAAGGTATCGGCCTCGGATTAGTACTTTGTAAAGAATTACTCGCACTACAGAATGGCGAATTATGGTTTGAAAGTATGCCCGGCGAAGGCACCACCTTTTTTGCCAGCTTCCCGCTTAGCCAGATGAAGGTTACCGGCAGTACACTATCAGCGTAA
- a CDS encoding DUF4251 domain-containing protein produces the protein MKSVQSKVITVLLLVVGLFISNLQAQDKKSEKQQAVEKMVSTRNYVFKVQTVQPTNPSPNRQITSDYDVKITPDSVISYLPYFGRAYTAPMDPTKGGIQFTSTKFEYKEEVRKKGGWDITIKPQDTQDARLLSLTISDNGFASLQVISNNRQPISFTGYITERKSKR, from the coding sequence ATGAAAAGTGTTCAAAGTAAGGTGATAACAGTGTTATTACTGGTCGTGGGATTGTTTATCAGTAATTTACAGGCACAGGATAAAAAGAGTGAGAAACAGCAGGCGGTGGAAAAAATGGTGAGCACGCGTAATTATGTATTCAAAGTACAGACGGTTCAGCCAACGAATCCGTCGCCCAACAGACAGATAACATCGGATTATGATGTAAAGATCACACCTGATAGTGTTATCAGTTATCTGCCCTACTTCGGTCGCGCCTATACGGCGCCGATGGATCCGACGAAAGGAGGTATACAGTTTACCTCTACAAAATTTGAATACAAGGAAGAAGTAAGGAAAAAAGGTGGCTGGGATATCACGATCAAACCACAGGATACGCAGGATGCACGCCTGCTTTCGCTCACTATATCCGACAATGGTTTTGCTTCTTTACAGGTGATCAGTAATAACAGACAGCCTATTTCTTTCACGGGTTATATCACCGAAAGGAAAAGTAAAAGATAA